Proteins encoded by one window of Cellvibrio sp. KY-GH-1:
- a CDS encoding nuclear transport factor 2 family protein, producing MNLSPTLKYLFASASLLASFISPPLLAADSEANVVDKKVAALRLAMIDADAKALKALSSPMLSYGHSGGHIENQAEFIEKIVSGKSDFVTMDLSEQTISISGDTALVRHILNADIKDGGAANTIKLGVLLVWQKQQGEWKLLARQAFKFPPPITQ from the coding sequence ATGAACCTAAGCCCTACCTTAAAGTATCTGTTCGCGTCGGCAAGCCTGCTGGCAAGCTTTATTAGCCCACCACTGCTAGCTGCAGACAGCGAGGCTAATGTTGTAGATAAGAAAGTCGCAGCCCTGCGGCTTGCCATGATTGACGCCGATGCCAAAGCCCTGAAAGCGCTCTCTTCACCCATGCTGAGCTATGGCCACTCCGGCGGTCACATCGAAAACCAGGCAGAATTTATCGAGAAAATTGTCAGTGGAAAATCCGACTTTGTAACTATGGATTTGAGTGAGCAGACCATCAGTATTTCCGGTGACACCGCATTGGTTCGCCATATTCTCAATGCTGATATTAAAGATGGCGGCGCAGCCAACACCATCAAACTGGGTGTGTTGTTGGTATGGCAAAAACAACAGGGTGAATGGAAGCTGCTAGCGCGTCAGGCATTTAAATTTCCACCACCCATAACGCAATAA